A window of Actinomadura viridis genomic DNA:
CCGACCGGCGGGGCACGGCGGCCGGGCTGGCCGCCGGGCCGCTACCGAACCTCTCCGTGGAGGAGATCCTGGACTGCCCGTTCCTGCTGATCGGCACCGAGGAGCAGATGGCCGAGCAGCTCCGTGAGCGGCGCGAGCGGTACGGCTTCTCCTACATCACCGTGCACGGGCCGTTCATGGAGGCGTTCGGCCGGGTCATCGAACGCCTCGCCTGACCGGGAGCGCCGGGCCCGAGTCGGCCCGAGGCCGGGGCCGGGGCCGGGCCGGGGCGGGCGGTCAGGTGACGCAGAACTCGTTGCCCTCGGGGTCGAGCATGACGATCCAGTGCTCGCCCCACTGCCCGTCGCGGGCCTCGACGATCGTGGCGCCCGCCGCCGCCAGCCGCTCGGCCTCGGCCCTGACCGCGGCGCGCCGTTCCCCGGCGGGCCGGTCGAGCGGCCCGCCGGCGCGCAGGTCGAGGTGCAGCCGGTTCTTGGCGGTCTTGGGCTCGGGGACGCGCTGGAAGAACAGCCGCGGGCCCGCGCCGTCCGGGTCGCTCACCGCGCTCGCGGAGTTCCACTCCGACTCCGGGATGCCGCGGGCGGCCAGGGCCTCCGGCCAGGACCCGAAGCCGGGCGGCGGCGGGTCGAGGACGTAGCCGAGGGCCAGCGCCCAGAACCCGGCCAGCCTGCCGGGGTCCGAGCAATCGACGGTGATCTGCACGGTTGTCGCCATGCTCGCATCCAACCGTGTCACTCCGACACTCCGCCGCCCGCCGCACCGGGATCAGACCGTGCCGCTCAGCGAGCCGAGCAGCTCGATCGTGCGGGCCCGTACGTCCGCGTCGCCGAGCGGGGTGACCAGCAGGTCGGTCGCCCCGGCCTCGGCGAACCTGCGGACCTCCGCGGTCACGGCGCGCTCGTCGCCCGCGACGATCGTCTCGTGCACGTTCGACAGGCCCTGGCGGTCCAGCACCGCGCGGTAGCTCGGCAGGTCGCCGGCGATCCCGAACCGTTCCAGGACCTCCCGCCGGGCGGCCTCGGGGTCGTGGGTGAGCGCGACGACGGCGCCCGCCACGATCCGCGGCGCCGGGCGGCCGGCCTCCTCGGCGGCCCGGGTGATCAGGGGGACGATGTGGCCGGCGATCCCCTCCGGGCCCAGCCACGTGGTGACCGTCCCGTCGGCCAGCTCGCCCGCGATCCGCAGCATCCTCGGGCCGAGCGCGGAGAGCAGGACCGGCGGGGGAGCGATCCCGGGCACGGCCACGCGGCCCGCCGCGGTGAGCGCCTCGCCCCGGTGGTCCACCTCCTCGCCGCGCAGCAGGGGGCGCAGCACCGACAGGTACTCGCGGGTGTGCGCGGCCGGCCTGGTGTAGGGGATCCCGAACGAGCCCTCGATGATCTGGGAGTGGCTCGGCCCGATGCCCAGGGTGAAACGGCCGCCGCTGACGGCCTGGGCGGTCAGCGCCTGCTCCGCCATCGTGACCGGGTGCCGGGGATAGGTCGGCACGACCGCGGTGCCGACCTCGATCCCCGGCACCTCGCGCCCGGCGGCGCCCGCCGCCATGATCGCGTCCCAGCCCGCCAGCTGGGGCAGGAACGCGCCGTCCAGCCCGGCCGCCGCGGCGGCGCGCACCTCGCCGACGATCTCCTCCAGCGTCGAGCCGGCGCCGACGACGCACTGTCCGATCCGCATGGTGCTCCTCCTGAAGATTCCCGGAAGCTAACATGAAGCGGAGATTCCGTTTCCGTTCGGCCACCGTACACTAACCTGAACCGGAGGTTCCGGTTGTCGCCGTTCCCGACCCGCGAGGAGGGCCGCCGCCGTGCGAGCCGACGCGCGCCGTAACCGCGAGCGCATCGTCGCCGCCGCGCTCCAGCTGTTCGCCGAGCGCGGCCCGGCGGCGTCGATGGAGGAGATCGCGAGGGAGGCCGGGCTGGGCGTGGGCACCCTCTACCGGCACTTCCCGGACCGGCGGGCGCTGCTGGAGGAACTCGCCGACGACACGCTCGACCGGCTGCTGGAGTTCGCCGGTGGGCTGGCCCGGGAGGCGGAGGCCGCGCCCGGGGACACCGCCCACTGGGACGCCTTCCTGCGGCTCGTGGACTATTGTGCGGGGCAGCCGCTGTCGCTGTTCAAGGCGTTCTTCGAGGAGAACGCGGCCCCCGCCGCGCGGGCGGAGAAGGAGCGCGCGGCCGACGCGATGATCTCGTCCCTCGCGGAACGGGCTCAGAAGGAGGGGAGCCTGCGCGGCGACATCACGCCCGCCGAGGTCGTCCGGGTGCTCAACGCGGTGGTGTGCCGCCCCGGCGCCCGGGCCGACGATCCCCTCGCCACGGTGATGCTCGACGGTCTCGCCGCCCCCGGGCGCCGCACGGCGCCCCCGGCGTCCCCGGCGGCGGGGGACGGCTGACGGCCGGATCGGGCGACCGCGACACGATTCTCAAACCCGTCTTACTCATGATTTACCACCGGTTCGTTACAAAAGAGGCAGCAGACCAGTCCGTCCGATCGGGGGATCATGGACGCCGTCACCCTGTCCGAACTGCGCAAGCCGCGTGCCTACCCGTCGGTGTCGGTGGTGATGCCGACCTCCCGCCGCACTCCCGCCAACCGCGAGGACCCCATCCGCCTGCGCAACCTGCTCGCCGAAGTGCGACGCCGGCTGCGCGAGGACTCCCGGGTGGCCGCGGACACGGCGGAGGAGGTGGTCCGGGGCCTGGAACGGGCGGCCGACGAGCTCGACCCGCGCCAGGGGGCCGACGGCCTGGTGCTGCTGGCGGCCCCGGGCGGCGAGCGGCACGCGTTCATGATCGACCAGCCGGTGGACGAACGCGTCATCGTCGACTCCGGCTTCGCCACCCGCGACCTGGTCGCCGCCCACACCCGTACCCGGCGCTACTGGCTCCTGGTGCTCTCCGACCACCACACCCGGCTGTGGGACGGGCGCGGCGGCGAGCTGACCGAGGTCACCCGGCACGGCTTCCCGGTGGTGCCCGAGCCGCTCGACGAGGTGAGCGAGGGCGGCCGCAAGTCGCCGTGGGGCGGGCACGCCGACGAGCGGCACCGCCAGCTGCTGCGCGGCGTCATGGCCGACCTCGACGCCGTCCTGGCCCGCGACCGGCGGCCCGTGATCGTCGCGGGCGTCACCCGGCACCAGGCGTTCTTCGACGAGCTGGCCGGGCCGAAGGTGACCGTGGCCGGCCGTATCGACGGCAGCTACGAGAACGCCTCGGCCGGCGCCTTGGCCGAGCTGGCGCGTCCGGTCCTGCAGGCGTACGAGGACCTGCGGGAGGTGGCGGTCCTGGCCGAGCTGGAGGCCGCCCGCGGCCTGCACCGCTACGCCGGCGGCCTGCAGGAGGTCATGCGCCTGGTCGAGGAGGGGCGCGGCGAGCACCTGGTGGTCGAGCGCGGCTACTACTCCCCGGCGGTCAGGGGCGAGGGCGAGGCCGTCCCGGTCGAGGGCCCGGCCGGCTCCCTCAAGGGGGACGGCGTCGTGGACGACGTGGTGGACGACATCATCGAGACCGTGCTGGAGTACGGCGGCGAGGTGACGTTCGTCTCCGACGGCTTCCTGGTCGACCACGACCGCATCGCCCTGGTCACCCGCTTCTGAGGCGCGGTCCCGGGCAGGCCGGGTCGTACCAGGCGACCCAGCGGGCGTCCCATGCCGCGCCCTCGCGGGCCCGCCAGCCGGCGGGGCGGGCGGGCCAGGTCGCCGCCACGGGCGTGCCCGCGGGCCGGTCCACGACGACGGTGCACACCCCCGGCCCCGGCGCCTGGCGGCGGACGTCGATACGGCCCATGCGCGTCCAGTCCACCGGGAAGAGCAGCTTCACC
This region includes:
- a CDS encoding LLM class F420-dependent oxidoreductase, translating into MRIGQCVVGAGSTLEEIVGEVRAAAAAGLDGAFLPQLAGWDAIMAAGAAGREVPGIEVGTAVVPTYPRHPVTMAEQALTAQAVSGGRFTLGIGPSHSQIIEGSFGIPYTRPAAHTREYLSVLRPLLRGEEVDHRGEALTAAGRVAVPGIAPPPVLLSALGPRMLRIAGELADGTVTTWLGPEGIAGHIVPLITRAAEEAGRPAPRIVAGAVVALTHDPEAARREVLERFGIAGDLPSYRAVLDRQGLSNVHETIVAGDERAVTAEVRRFAEAGATDLLVTPLGDADVRARTIELLGSLSGTV
- a CDS encoding TetR/AcrR family transcriptional regulator: MRADARRNRERIVAAALQLFAERGPAASMEEIAREAGLGVGTLYRHFPDRRALLEELADDTLDRLLEFAGGLAREAEAAPGDTAHWDAFLRLVDYCAGQPLSLFKAFFEENAAPAARAEKERAADAMISSLAERAQKEGSLRGDITPAEVVRVLNAVVCRPGARADDPLATVMLDGLAAPGRRTAPPASPAAGDG
- a CDS encoding VOC family protein, which encodes MATTVQITVDCSDPGRLAGFWALALGYVLDPPPPGFGSWPEALAARGIPESEWNSASAVSDPDGAGPRLFFQRVPEPKTAKNRLHLDLRAGGPLDRPAGERRAAVRAEAERLAAAGATIVEARDGQWGEHWIVMLDPEGNEFCVT